Proteins encoded within one genomic window of Bombus terrestris chromosome 11, iyBomTerr1.2, whole genome shotgun sequence:
- the LOC100644651 gene encoding NAD-dependent protein deacetylase sirtuin-7, whose translation MEEAGNEKFLSRRRSAALKAFKVKDERVATFKKVAAILQKSESDRTAEETGILVSCSDVVKEVNLRQEKRHRVKARLEEVEDAPEILEEKCMRLAAAISRATSLAVYTGAGISTAASIPDYRGTNGVWTRLQQGKDIGNHDLSQAEPTLTHMALYALYKARVLKHVVSQNCDGLHLRSGIPRTLLSEVHGNMYVEVCRMCKPYREYWRLFDVTEKTARYSHGTGRLCHRCNSGLQDSIVHFGERGNLPWPINWNGATRAAKQADVILCLGSSLKVLKKYPWLWQMDRPIHKRPSLYIVNLQWTPKDENAVLKINGKCDEVMKRIMAHLGLEIPQYNRAKDPIFFHAVRLRNNEQHTTSQPCLEEPSNIVHKELNQINDNFHEDVSSETKEEECVSPKKVTESMSAYSAPFFTALPFLSMGLPFPPMYMCPQLTPLFYYPFMQVPNMTSDVPKPKPTCIFCMENEGSLTCLYYQRDTDNSNLIGPESKQIKDTKTLVIHADPPIAAKNPGWFGKGYRKGMKKKR comes from the exons ATGGAGGAGGCTGGTAATGAGAAGTTTCTGTCAAGGAGGCGTTCCGCAGCTCTTAAAGCTTTCAAAGTTAAAGACGAACGAGTAGCAACTTTTAAAAAG GTAGCTGCGATTTTGCAAAAATCTGAAAGTGACAGAACTGCAGAAGAAACAGGGATACTCGTATCTTGTAGTGATGTAGTAAAGGAGGTTAATTTAAG ACAAGAGAAAAGGCACAGAGTAAAAGCAAGACTTGAAGAGGTAGAAGATGCACCAGAAATTTTAGAAGAAAAGTGTATGAGGTTGGCTGCAGCTATCAGCAGAGCTACATCACTTGCTGTTTATACTGGTGCTGGTATCAGTACAGCTGCTTCTATCCCTGATTATAGAGGAACAAATGGTGTTTGGACTCGTTTACAACAAGGAAAAGATATCGG aaATCATGATCTTAGTCAAGCAGAACCGACATTGACACATATGGCTCTTTATGCCTTATATAAAGCAAGGGTTTTAAAACATGTAGTTTCTCAAAATTGTGATGGTCTTCATTTGCGTAGTGGAATACCTCGTACACTTCTATCTGAAGTTCATGGCAATATGTATGTAGAAGTTTGTAGAATGTGTAAACCATATAGAGAATATTGGAGATTGTTCGATGTTACTGAAAAAACAGCTCGATATTCTCATGGTACTGGAAGATTATGCCATAGATGTAACTCTGGTTTGCAAGATTCCATTGTTCATTTCGGTGAAAGAGGCAATCTTCCTTGGCCAATTAATTGGAATGGTGCAACAAGAGCAGCAAAACAAGCagatgttatattgtgtttaGGTTCTAGCTTAAAAGTTCTGAAGAAATATCCATGGTTGTGGCAGATGGATAGGCCAATACACAAACGTCCGTCACTATACATTGTAAATTTACAATGGACACCAAAGGACGAAAATGCAGTtttgaaaataaatggaaaatgcGACGAAGTTATGAAAAGAATTATGGCTCATCTTGGGTTGGAAATACCACAGTATAATCGTGCCAAGGATCCTATTTTTTTCCACGCTGTACGACTTAGAAATAATGAACAGCACACAACAAGTCAACCTTGCTTGGAAGAGCCATCCAATATTGTTCATAAGGAACTAAATCAAATTAATGACAATTTTCACGAAGATGTTTCATCCGAAACCAAAGAAGAAGAATGTGTTTCACCCAAAAAAGTAACCGAATCAATGTCTGCTTATTCAGCGCCATTTTTTACTGCATTACCATTTTTGTCTATGGGCTTACCATTTCCACCAATGTATATGTGCCCTCAACTAACACCACTTTTTTATTATCCATTCATGCAAGTACCGAATATGACCTCAGACGTGCCAAAACCTAAACCTACGTGTATTTTTTGCATGGAAAACGAAGGCTCTCTTACTTGCCTTTATTACCAACGAGACACAGATAATTCTAATTTAATAGGACCTGAAAGTAAGCagataaaagatacaaaaacaTTGGTAATCCATGCAGATCCCCCAATAGCTGCTAAAAATCCTGGGTGGTTTGGTAAAGGATATCGCAAAGGCATGAAAAAGAAACGGTAG
- the LOC100644774 gene encoding probable methyltransferase-like protein 23 has protein sequence MPGLEESISRDTSPPTHSLMSDGIVSEQVKKFLFTSRKTQDNIQCNESLEIYILELLQANYSFYTWPSAPVLAWFLWEHKEELIGKRVLELGSGTALPGILASKCGAIVTLSDSASFPRSLQHIRRSCELNGILSQVQIVGITWGLFLSSLFSIGPLDLILGSDCFYEPALFEDIVVTVAFLLERNPNAKFLCTYHERSADWSIEHLLNKWNLTCTHISLAGLGTDSDINIHELMQDHTIHLLSIQRAA, from the exons ATGCCAGGTTTAGAAGAAAGTATTTCACGCGATACCAGTCCACCTACGCACAGCCTAATGTCCGATGGAATCGTCTCTGAGCAAGtgaaaaaatttttgtttacttCTCGTAAGACTCAGGACAACATACAGTGCAACGAGAGTTTAGAGATTTATATCCTCGAG TTACTTCAAGCTAATTATAGTTTTTATACATGGCCTTCTGCACCTGTATTAGCTTGGTTTCTTTGGGAACATAAAGAAGAACTTATTGGGAAGAGAGTTTTAGAACTTGGTTCAGGTACAGCTCTTCCTGGAATTTTAGCTAGTAAATGTGGTGCTATTGTAACTTTAAGTGATTCTGCTAGTTTTCCTAGAAGTCTACAGCATATAAGAAGAAGTTGCGAATTAAATGGTATTTTATCTCAAGTTCAAATTGTTGGCATTACATGGGGTCTATTTTTGTCTAGTTTATTTTCAATTGGGCCATTAGATTTAATTCTTGGTTCTGATTGTTTTTATGAACCAGCCTTATTTGAAGATATAGTTGTTACAGtagcatttttattagaaagaaaTCCAAATGCAAAATTCTTGTGTACCTATCATGAAAGAAGTGCAGATTGGTCTATAGAACATCTATTAAATAAATGGAATCTTACCTGCACTCATATATCATTGGCTGGACTTGGAACAGATTCTGATATAAACATACATGAATTAATGCAAGATCATACAATTCACTTATTAAGTATACAGCGTGCAGCCTAA
- the LOC100648718 gene encoding acyl-CoA-binding domain-containing protein 6: MSLEKTFNKATVYLQSLASELNSTELLKFYALYKQATIGPCNISKPNWYQMQARQKWEAWKSLNDMSCDDAMNNYVLELSKFNPNWEQDAQSESNNWVAISRLINMEDEISDTDKTFLDWVKEGHDEKVQELLNKEPKHANLTDSEGLLPIHWAADRGHLTIIEQLIKRGASVNSQDEDGQTPLHYAASCGHLDVVTYLLSIGAESIKDNNGMTPKDIADEHLKHIL, encoded by the coding sequence ATGAGTCTTGAAAAGACATTCAATAAAGCAACAGTCTATTTACAGTCACTGGCATCGGAATTAAATTCCACAGAACTCTTAAAATTCTATGCTTTATATAAGCAGGCTACAATTGGAccatgtaatatttcaaaacccAATTGGTATCAAATGCAAGCAAGACAGAAATGGGAAGCATGGAAAAGTCTTAATGATATGAGTTGTGATGATGCTATGAATAATTATGTACTTGAGCTATCTAAATTTAATCCAAACTGGGAACAAGATGCGCAATCTGAATCTAATAACTGGGTTGCTATTAGTCGATTAATAAATATGGAAGATGAAATAAGTGATACGGACAAAACTTTTTTGGATTGGGTGAAAGAAGGACATGATGAAAAAGTACAAGAACTACTAAACAAAGAACCAAAACATGCAAATTTAACAGATTCAGAAGGTCTGTTACCTATACACTGGGCTGCAGATCGAGGTCATTTGACAATTATAgaacaattaattaaaagagGAGCAAGTGTAAATTCACAAGATGAAGATGGGCAAACACCATTGCATTATGCAGCTTCATGTGGGCATCTTGATGTTGTAACATATTTACTGTCTATCGGAGCTGAATCCATAAAAGATAATAATGGTATGACACCCAAAGACATTGCCGATGAACATTTAAAACATATATTgtga
- the LOC100644531 gene encoding rho GTPase-activating protein 44 isoform X2 yields MKKQFFRVKQLADQTFSRAGKTEVLTDDLQAADKHVDQIRMALIGLNKRLGNPPNQAMTQDIALKEKRLKKCPEYILGQTMLENAPEDGLMGFTLSECGRAQVYLANEAIEHEAKVEQYVAVPLQHILDTDVPNIIKHKRNLARLTLDMDSVRTRYQQASKHSASAGATKVDNLREELEEAETKVEQCRDQLAAEMFQLMSRETELAHTIIQYVKLQRAYHESALHCLEDLIPGLESYINDNEMKPVYGYPLEEHLRVTNRKIALPVQLCVSALLRLGMEEEGLFRIAGAASKSRRIKLSLDACCLTLPTALEYKDPHVIAGALKSYLRELPEPLLTYKLYPEWMAAAKITQNETRLRALWEVLHKLPAVNLENLRFLIKFLAVLTKNQDVNKMSPQNIAIVIAPNLIWSPQEDANTMVMNMSTANNSSLIVDQLITYADWFFPGEIDFDRDLEVGIINGSENQTTSMRRCISNSSLSDHGESPPQGSPKPAARRKNKPAPTPPSSTTPDKHDKKPDDKPPPTPDKPPRPLTSGTLNRIKKHETTNTESITKHDTSIDKQDGNTETETKQHNTEANALIDSSLVNCSERVDEVQEDLHNANTETEKINQETQKAEKKLNAPIALERNTMENISCNKSLVELENSENSTQKLKIIPTERPPPTTLERRRPVAAPRSITNIVHNAEETVELRKKADNNPVCTSTLDRSSKPAIPERPAGLIRPSSLIKQQPRHSNENLDSEAGPLTLERAHVYSVDKQQRSPSVGSRPSSMSLYGERPEKPAKLNAPEQTKAHVRTRSEGNIIDVQTQTETVVVVKSPQQPVPASPRFHQRPPRPQPPPPPPPTARVKSEHESTNL; encoded by the exons ATGAAGAAACAATTCTTCAGAGTTAAACAGCTTGCTGATCAAACATTTTCTAG aGCTGGCAAAACAGAAGTGCTTACAGATGATTTACAAGCTGCAGATAAACATGTAGATCAAATCAGAATGGCTCTCATTGGATTAAACAAAAGACTTGGTAATCCACCAAATCAGGCTATGACACAAGATATTGCACTGAAGGAAAAGCGTTTG AAAAAATGTCCAGAATATATATTAGGTCAAACAATGTTGGAAAATGCTCCTGAAGATGGTCTCATGGGTTTTACTTTGTCAGAGTGTGGACGTGCACAGGTGTATTTAGCAAATGAGGCAATTGAACATGAAGCAAAAGTTGAACAATATGTTGCAGTGCCTCTTCAACATATTTTAGATACGGATGTACCAAacataataaaacataaaagaAATTTAGCCCGATTAACTTTAGATATGGATAGTGTGAGGACAAGATATCAACAAGCCAGTAAACATAGTGCTA GTGCAGGTGCAACAAAGGTAGATAATTTAAGAGAAGAGTTGGAAGAAGCAGAAACTAAAGTTGAGCAATGTAGGGATCAACTAGCTGCAGAAATGTTTCAACTTATGTCGCGAGAAACTGAATTAGCACACACTATTATACAATACGTAAAACTTCAAAGAGCTTATCATGAAAGTGCGCTACATTGCCTTGAAGACCTTATTCCTGGATTAGAAAGCTATATTA ATGATAATGAAATGAAACCAGTTTATGGTTATCCTTTGGAAGAACATCTCAGAGTAACTAACAGAAAAATTGCATTACCCGTTCAATTGTGTGTATCTGCGTTGCTAAGATTAGGTATGGAAGAAGAGGGCCTTTTTAGAATAGCTGGCGCTGCGTCAAAATCACGGCGAATTAAATTGAGTTTAGATGCATGCTGCCTTACATTACCAACTGCTCTTGAGTATAAAGATCCACATGTCATTGCTGGCGCATTAAAATCTTATCTTCGAGAACTACCTGAACCTCTCCTAACTtacaa GTTGTATCCTGAATGGATGGCGGCTGCAAAAATAACTCAGAATGAAACAAGATTGAGGGCTCTATGGGAGGTGTTACATAAGTTACCAGCTGTAAATTTAGAAAATCTGCGGTTCCTAATCAAATTTCTAGCTGTTCTCACAAAAAACCAAGATGTGAATAAAATGTCGCCACAAAATATTGCGATTGTAATCGCGCCCAATTTAATATGGAGTCCACAAGAGGATGCAAATACAATGGT aaTGAACATGAGTACAGCTAATAACTCTAGTCTTATAGTTGATCAGTTGATCACGTATGCAGATTGGTTTTTTCCTGGTGAAATAGATTTTGATCGCGATTTAGAAGTTGGTATTATAAATGGTTCGGAAAATCAAACTACGAGTATGCGTCGTTGCATTTCTAACAGTAGTCTTAGTGATCATGGAGAAAGTCCTCCACAAGGCAGTCCTAAACCAGCAGCTCGTAGGAAAAACAAACCAGCTCCAACACCACCAAGTAGCACTACTCCGGATAAACATGATAAGAAACCTGATGATaaaccaccacccacacctgaTAAACCACCTAGACCTTTAACATCAGGGACTCTTAATCGCATAAAAAAACATGAAACAACAAATACGGAATCAATTACAAAACATGACACTAGTATAGATAAGCAGGATGGAAACACAGAAACAGAAACTAAACAACACAATACTGAAGCAAATGCACTTATTGATTCCTCGTTAGTTAATTGTTCAGAACGCGTTGACGAGGTACAGGAAGATTTACATAATGCAAACACAGAAACTGAAAAGATTAATCAAGAAACTCAAAAGGctgaaaagaaattaaatgcTCCTATTGCTCTTGAAAGGAACACTATGGAGAATATATCGTGTAATAAGTCTCTTGTGGAACTTGAAAATTCAGAAAATTCTAcacaaaaattaaagataatacCAACCGAAAGACCGCCTCCCACTACATTAGAAAGACGTAGACCAGTAGCTGCTCCAAGAAGTATAACCAACATAGTACATAATGCAG AAGAAACGGTTGAATTACGTAAGAAGGCGGACAATAATCCAGTATGTACAAGCACACTTGATAGAAGTAGTAAACCGGCGATTCCAGAACGACCAGCAGGATTAATACGACCTTCGAGCCTTATTAAACAACAACCACGGCACAGTAACGAAAACTTAGACAGCGAAGCAGGA CCTTTAACTTTGGAAAGAGCTCATGTATATTCAGTGGACAAACAACAG AGAAGCCCCAGTGTAGGTAGTCGACCTTCGTCTATGTCCTTGTACGGCGAACGACCGGAAAAGCCAGCCAAACTGAACGCTCCGGAACAAACGAAAGCTCACGTGCGAACCAGATCAGAAGGGAATATTATCGATGTGCAAACTCAGACTGAGACGGTGGTAGTTGTTAAATCACCGCAACAACCTGTTCCGGCTTCTCCAAGATTTCATCAAAGACCTCCGCGACCACAaccgccaccaccacctccacccaCCGCGCGTGTTAAATCGGAACACGAAAGTACTAATCTCTAG
- the LOC100644531 gene encoding rho GTPase-activating protein 44 isoform X1, with the protein MKKQFFRVKQLADQTFSRAGKTEVLTDDLQAADKHVDQIRMALIGLNKRLGNPPNQAMTQDIALKEKRLKKCPEYILGQTMLENAPEDGLMGFTLSECGRAQVYLANEAIEHEAKVEQYVAVPLQHILDTDVPNIIKHKRNLARLTLDMDSVRTRYQQASKHSASAGATKVDNLREELEEAETKVEQCRDQLAAEMFQLMSRETELAHTIIQYVKLQRAYHESALHCLEDLIPGLESYINDNEMKPVYGYPLEEHLRVTNRKIALPVQLCVSALLRLGMEEEGLFRIAGAASKSRRIKLSLDACCLTLPTALEYKDPHVIAGALKSYLRELPEPLLTYKLYPEWMAAAKITQNETRLRALWEVLHKLPAVNLENLRFLIKFLAVLTKNQDVNKMSPQNIAIVIAPNLIWSPQEDANTMVMNMSTANNSSLIVDQLITYADWFFPGEIDFDRDLEVGIINGSENQTTSMRRCISNSSLSDHGESPPQGSPKPAARRKNKPAPTPPSSTTPDKHDKKPDDKPPPTPDKPPRPLTSGTLNRIKKHETTNTESITKHDTSIDKQDGNTETETKQHNTEANALIDSSLVNCSERVDEVQEDLHNANTETEKINQETQKAEKKLNAPIALERNTMENISCNKSLVELENSENSTQKLKIIPTERPPPTTLERRRPVAAPRSITNIVHNAEETVELRKKADNNPVCTSTLDRSSKPAIPERPAGLIRPSSLIKQQPRHSNENLDSEAGPLTLERAHVYSVDKQQVSIIQVRGNGNAFCTSGNNNGNAASNLQRSPSVGSRPSSMSLYGERPEKPAKLNAPEQTKAHVRTRSEGNIIDVQTQTETVVVVKSPQQPVPASPRFHQRPPRPQPPPPPPPTARVKSEHESTNL; encoded by the exons ATGAAGAAACAATTCTTCAGAGTTAAACAGCTTGCTGATCAAACATTTTCTAG aGCTGGCAAAACAGAAGTGCTTACAGATGATTTACAAGCTGCAGATAAACATGTAGATCAAATCAGAATGGCTCTCATTGGATTAAACAAAAGACTTGGTAATCCACCAAATCAGGCTATGACACAAGATATTGCACTGAAGGAAAAGCGTTTG AAAAAATGTCCAGAATATATATTAGGTCAAACAATGTTGGAAAATGCTCCTGAAGATGGTCTCATGGGTTTTACTTTGTCAGAGTGTGGACGTGCACAGGTGTATTTAGCAAATGAGGCAATTGAACATGAAGCAAAAGTTGAACAATATGTTGCAGTGCCTCTTCAACATATTTTAGATACGGATGTACCAAacataataaaacataaaagaAATTTAGCCCGATTAACTTTAGATATGGATAGTGTGAGGACAAGATATCAACAAGCCAGTAAACATAGTGCTA GTGCAGGTGCAACAAAGGTAGATAATTTAAGAGAAGAGTTGGAAGAAGCAGAAACTAAAGTTGAGCAATGTAGGGATCAACTAGCTGCAGAAATGTTTCAACTTATGTCGCGAGAAACTGAATTAGCACACACTATTATACAATACGTAAAACTTCAAAGAGCTTATCATGAAAGTGCGCTACATTGCCTTGAAGACCTTATTCCTGGATTAGAAAGCTATATTA ATGATAATGAAATGAAACCAGTTTATGGTTATCCTTTGGAAGAACATCTCAGAGTAACTAACAGAAAAATTGCATTACCCGTTCAATTGTGTGTATCTGCGTTGCTAAGATTAGGTATGGAAGAAGAGGGCCTTTTTAGAATAGCTGGCGCTGCGTCAAAATCACGGCGAATTAAATTGAGTTTAGATGCATGCTGCCTTACATTACCAACTGCTCTTGAGTATAAAGATCCACATGTCATTGCTGGCGCATTAAAATCTTATCTTCGAGAACTACCTGAACCTCTCCTAACTtacaa GTTGTATCCTGAATGGATGGCGGCTGCAAAAATAACTCAGAATGAAACAAGATTGAGGGCTCTATGGGAGGTGTTACATAAGTTACCAGCTGTAAATTTAGAAAATCTGCGGTTCCTAATCAAATTTCTAGCTGTTCTCACAAAAAACCAAGATGTGAATAAAATGTCGCCACAAAATATTGCGATTGTAATCGCGCCCAATTTAATATGGAGTCCACAAGAGGATGCAAATACAATGGT aaTGAACATGAGTACAGCTAATAACTCTAGTCTTATAGTTGATCAGTTGATCACGTATGCAGATTGGTTTTTTCCTGGTGAAATAGATTTTGATCGCGATTTAGAAGTTGGTATTATAAATGGTTCGGAAAATCAAACTACGAGTATGCGTCGTTGCATTTCTAACAGTAGTCTTAGTGATCATGGAGAAAGTCCTCCACAAGGCAGTCCTAAACCAGCAGCTCGTAGGAAAAACAAACCAGCTCCAACACCACCAAGTAGCACTACTCCGGATAAACATGATAAGAAACCTGATGATaaaccaccacccacacctgaTAAACCACCTAGACCTTTAACATCAGGGACTCTTAATCGCATAAAAAAACATGAAACAACAAATACGGAATCAATTACAAAACATGACACTAGTATAGATAAGCAGGATGGAAACACAGAAACAGAAACTAAACAACACAATACTGAAGCAAATGCACTTATTGATTCCTCGTTAGTTAATTGTTCAGAACGCGTTGACGAGGTACAGGAAGATTTACATAATGCAAACACAGAAACTGAAAAGATTAATCAAGAAACTCAAAAGGctgaaaagaaattaaatgcTCCTATTGCTCTTGAAAGGAACACTATGGAGAATATATCGTGTAATAAGTCTCTTGTGGAACTTGAAAATTCAGAAAATTCTAcacaaaaattaaagataatacCAACCGAAAGACCGCCTCCCACTACATTAGAAAGACGTAGACCAGTAGCTGCTCCAAGAAGTATAACCAACATAGTACATAATGCAG AAGAAACGGTTGAATTACGTAAGAAGGCGGACAATAATCCAGTATGTACAAGCACACTTGATAGAAGTAGTAAACCGGCGATTCCAGAACGACCAGCAGGATTAATACGACCTTCGAGCCTTATTAAACAACAACCACGGCACAGTAACGAAAACTTAGACAGCGAAGCAGGA CCTTTAACTTTGGAAAGAGCTCATGTATATTCAGTGGACAAACAACAGGTCAGTATAATACAAGTGCGTGGCAATGGCAATGCGTTCTGCACCTCGGGCAACAACAATGGCAACGCGGCTTCGAACTTACAGAGAAGCCCCAGTGTAGGTAGTCGACCTTCGTCTATGTCCTTGTACGGCGAACGACCGGAAAAGCCAGCCAAACTGAACGCTCCGGAACAAACGAAAGCTCACGTGCGAACCAGATCAGAAGGGAATATTATCGATGTGCAAACTCAGACTGAGACGGTGGTAGTTGTTAAATCACCGCAACAACCTGTTCCGGCTTCTCCAAGATTTCATCAAAGACCTCCGCGACCACAaccgccaccaccacctccacccaCCGCGCGTGTTAAATCGGAACACGAAAGTACTAATCTCTAG
- the LOC100644531 gene encoding rho GTPase-activating protein 44 isoform X3 yields MKKQFFRVKQLADQTFSRAGKTEVLTDDLQAADKHVDQIRMALIGLNKRLGNPPNQAMTQDIALKEKRLKKCPEYILGQTMLENAPEDGLMGFTLSECGRAQVYLANEAIEHEAKVEQYVAVPLQHILDTDVPNIIKHKRNLARLTLDMDSVRTRYQQASKHSASAGATKVDNLREELEEAETKVEQCRDQLAAEMFQLMSRETELAHTIIQYVKLQRAYHESALHCLEDLIPGLESYINDNEMKPVYGYPLEEHLRVTNRKIALPVQLCVSALLRLGMEEEGLFRIAGAASKSRRIKLSLDACCLTLPTALEYKDPHVIAGALKSYLRELPEPLLTYKLYPEWMAAAKITQNETRLRALWEVLHKLPAVNLENLRFLIKFLAVLTKNQDVNKMSPQNIAIVIAPNLIWSPQEDANTMVMNMSTANNSSLIVDQLITYADWFFPGEIDFDRDLEVGIINGSENQTTSMRRCISNSSLSDHGESPPQGSPKPAARRKNKPAPTPPSSTTPDKHDKKPDDKPPPTPDKPPRPLTSGTLNRIKKHETTNTESITKHDTSIDKQDGNTETETKQHNTEANALIDSSLVNCSERVDEVQEDLHNANTETEKINQETQKAEKKLNAPIALERNTMENISCNKSLVELENSENSTQKLKIIPTERPPPTTLERRRPVAAPRSITNIVHNAEETVELRKKADNNPVCTSTLDRSSKPAIPERPAGLIRPSSLIKQQPRHSNENLDSEAGLLPMDSTNITAWILQF; encoded by the exons ATGAAGAAACAATTCTTCAGAGTTAAACAGCTTGCTGATCAAACATTTTCTAG aGCTGGCAAAACAGAAGTGCTTACAGATGATTTACAAGCTGCAGATAAACATGTAGATCAAATCAGAATGGCTCTCATTGGATTAAACAAAAGACTTGGTAATCCACCAAATCAGGCTATGACACAAGATATTGCACTGAAGGAAAAGCGTTTG AAAAAATGTCCAGAATATATATTAGGTCAAACAATGTTGGAAAATGCTCCTGAAGATGGTCTCATGGGTTTTACTTTGTCAGAGTGTGGACGTGCACAGGTGTATTTAGCAAATGAGGCAATTGAACATGAAGCAAAAGTTGAACAATATGTTGCAGTGCCTCTTCAACATATTTTAGATACGGATGTACCAAacataataaaacataaaagaAATTTAGCCCGATTAACTTTAGATATGGATAGTGTGAGGACAAGATATCAACAAGCCAGTAAACATAGTGCTA GTGCAGGTGCAACAAAGGTAGATAATTTAAGAGAAGAGTTGGAAGAAGCAGAAACTAAAGTTGAGCAATGTAGGGATCAACTAGCTGCAGAAATGTTTCAACTTATGTCGCGAGAAACTGAATTAGCACACACTATTATACAATACGTAAAACTTCAAAGAGCTTATCATGAAAGTGCGCTACATTGCCTTGAAGACCTTATTCCTGGATTAGAAAGCTATATTA ATGATAATGAAATGAAACCAGTTTATGGTTATCCTTTGGAAGAACATCTCAGAGTAACTAACAGAAAAATTGCATTACCCGTTCAATTGTGTGTATCTGCGTTGCTAAGATTAGGTATGGAAGAAGAGGGCCTTTTTAGAATAGCTGGCGCTGCGTCAAAATCACGGCGAATTAAATTGAGTTTAGATGCATGCTGCCTTACATTACCAACTGCTCTTGAGTATAAAGATCCACATGTCATTGCTGGCGCATTAAAATCTTATCTTCGAGAACTACCTGAACCTCTCCTAACTtacaa GTTGTATCCTGAATGGATGGCGGCTGCAAAAATAACTCAGAATGAAACAAGATTGAGGGCTCTATGGGAGGTGTTACATAAGTTACCAGCTGTAAATTTAGAAAATCTGCGGTTCCTAATCAAATTTCTAGCTGTTCTCACAAAAAACCAAGATGTGAATAAAATGTCGCCACAAAATATTGCGATTGTAATCGCGCCCAATTTAATATGGAGTCCACAAGAGGATGCAAATACAATGGT aaTGAACATGAGTACAGCTAATAACTCTAGTCTTATAGTTGATCAGTTGATCACGTATGCAGATTGGTTTTTTCCTGGTGAAATAGATTTTGATCGCGATTTAGAAGTTGGTATTATAAATGGTTCGGAAAATCAAACTACGAGTATGCGTCGTTGCATTTCTAACAGTAGTCTTAGTGATCATGGAGAAAGTCCTCCACAAGGCAGTCCTAAACCAGCAGCTCGTAGGAAAAACAAACCAGCTCCAACACCACCAAGTAGCACTACTCCGGATAAACATGATAAGAAACCTGATGATaaaccaccacccacacctgaTAAACCACCTAGACCTTTAACATCAGGGACTCTTAATCGCATAAAAAAACATGAAACAACAAATACGGAATCAATTACAAAACATGACACTAGTATAGATAAGCAGGATGGAAACACAGAAACAGAAACTAAACAACACAATACTGAAGCAAATGCACTTATTGATTCCTCGTTAGTTAATTGTTCAGAACGCGTTGACGAGGTACAGGAAGATTTACATAATGCAAACACAGAAACTGAAAAGATTAATCAAGAAACTCAAAAGGctgaaaagaaattaaatgcTCCTATTGCTCTTGAAAGGAACACTATGGAGAATATATCGTGTAATAAGTCTCTTGTGGAACTTGAAAATTCAGAAAATTCTAcacaaaaattaaagataatacCAACCGAAAGACCGCCTCCCACTACATTAGAAAGACGTAGACCAGTAGCTGCTCCAAGAAGTATAACCAACATAGTACATAATGCAG AAGAAACGGTTGAATTACGTAAGAAGGCGGACAATAATCCAGTATGTACAAGCACACTTGATAGAAGTAGTAAACCGGCGATTCCAGAACGACCAGCAGGATTAATACGACCTTCGAGCCTTATTAAACAACAACCACGGCACAGTAACGAAAACTTAGACAGCGAAGCAGGA TTACTGCCAATGGACTCGACAAATATCACTGCCTGGATATTGCAATTTTGA